The following is a genomic window from Deltaproteobacteria bacterium.
TTGTTGCCTTCTGTACAGCCAGTCTTTTGGCGCATTCGGACGGCGTCTCACCTGTTCTAACCGCTTCATCGACATCGGCCGGAAAGACCTCAAAGTGAAGCCCCAGTTCCTTGAGCAAAAAAGACCTCCGGGGAGAGGCCGAGGCCAGAATCAGTTTTTTAATTTTATTGTCGATTATCGTCATTTTCGTTATTCTTCTAACTTTAGATGATTTTTGATGAAAGTGAAATTTCTAAATGCAAATCCCCCCTCGCCCCCCTTTTCCAAAGGGGGGGAATCTCGGACACCCCCCCCTTTTTCAAAGGGGGGTTGGGGGGGATTTTGCATTTTGGCTGTGCTTGTTCTTTTCTCCTGCTTCGGCGGGGGGGTGGAAAAGCGCGGAAGCGTCAAAGGTTATCGAAACGGCGCTGTCATCACCGAAGGGGGGAGTTTTCGCGTGGGGCCTCTCCCGGAAACCTGGCGGCGCAAATCTTTTTCCTACAGGGCGGTCCTCTTTGAACAGTCAGCCTCGGGCCGGACGATCAGCATCTCTACTTTCTGCAAGGGGAGTTTTGACGATGCCCCCTTGAAAATACTGACAAACCAGCTTTTCTACAATATCACAGCCCAGAGGCGCCGTTTTCAAAAAATCTTGAACCTCGACGGGAGGGAAGCCCTGCGGACCGCGGTTGCCGGCAAAGTGGACGGGGCAGAGATTGTTCTCGACACAGTGGTGCTGAAGATGAACGAGTGTGTTTTTGATTTTGTGTATGTCTCGAAACCGGAAAGTTATCCCGGCGGGGTGTCCGATTTCGAGGGTTTCTACGGGGGGTTCAAATATATCGCCGGACCTTTTTAGGGGCAGGCAAAGCCCCCTCCAGTGGCAAAGCCGGGTCAAGCTACGGGTCTCCCGTAGTGCGAAGCAAACTCGAAGAGTTTGCGGAGTAAGATGTTGCCTCCCCCTCAGCGCCGCTGTGCGGCTGGTTAAATGGTGAAAACATCCTCATTCCATGCCTCCCTTCACCGGATTCAGGACTCCCTCAAACAGCCTCTGGGGCGGATGGGGACCCGGATTCTCGAATACCTCGACTATGTGGGCGGCATCGCAGAGCTGGCCTACCGGGCCGTTAAAGCCATTGCGCGGGGGCAGATTCAGATACGCCTTGTTCTCGAGCAGGTTCTCCATATCGGGGTCAAATCCCTCTCGCTCGTCAATCTGGTGGCCATTTTCACCGGGATGGTGTTGGCCCTGCAGTTCATTGTCGGCCTTCAGCGCTTTGGCCTCACCCTCTACGCGGGGCAGGTGGTCGGCATCGCCATCGTCCGCGAACTGGGGCCGGTTTTGACCTCGCTCATGATCGCGGCGCGGGTGGGGTCGGGGATCGCGGCGGAGCTTGGGTCGATGGCGGTGACGGAACAGGTTTTGGCCATCGAGGCGATGGGGGCCAACCCGGTGGCCAAGCTGGTGGTACCGCGGGTTCTGGTGACCACGCTGATTACCCCCATTCTCACCGTCATTGCCGACGTGGTGGGGATTTTTGGAGGGATGTTTGTGGCTGTTCTGGAGTCGGGGGTGACTGCCCGGTTTTACATCGACCAAGTCCTTCGCACCGTGGAACTGGAGGACTTTTTTTCCGGCACGGGGAAGACCTTTTTTTTCGGTTTTTTGATCGGCATCATCGCCTGCAACCAGGGTTTGAGAACCACGCGCGGGACGCAAGGGGTGGGGGAGTCGACGACCCTTTCGGTCGTGATCGCCTCGGTGGCGATTTTCGTGTCGGACTATTTTTTAACGAAGCTGTTTCTTCTTTTTTAGTGCCCGAGTGCCCGAGTGCCTGCGTGCCCGTGTTTACACGGGTACCCGGGCACCCAGGCACGTAGGCACCCGGGCACCGTATTTTGCCGATTATCGAATTCAAAAACGTCTCCAAGTCGTTTGGCGACAATCGGGTGCTGATCAACATGAATCTTGCCATCGGGCAGGGGGAGACGATCACGATTATCGGGGGTTCCGGCACCGGCAAGAGCGTGACCTTGAAGCTCCTTTTGGGGGTTCTTAAACCCGATGAGGGGGATGTCTTCTTCAAGGGAAAAAGCGTTTCGGGAATGGAGGAGGAGGCCCTTATTGAAATGCGTTCGCACATCGGCATGCTGTTTCAGGGGGCGGCGCTGTTCGATTCGCTTACCGTGGAGGAAAACGTGGCCTATCCGCTTCTGGAACACAATCATCACGGCGAGGAAAAGGTAAAAAAAATCGTCAGGGAAAAGCTTGAGGTTGTGGGACTGGACGAAACCCAGGAGATGTATCCGGCAGACCTCTCCGGCGGGATGAAAAAACGGGTGGGGCTGGCGCGCGCCATCGCCACCGATCCGGAGGTGATTCTCTACGACGAGCCGACCACGGGGCTTGATCCGGCCAACACCAACCGGATTGCCGAACTGATCCTCAAACTTCAACAGGAATTGAAGGTCACCTCGGTGGTGGTGACCCACGACATGGCCACCGCTTTTAAGATTTCCAACCGCCTCGCGTTGTTGCATAATAAGAAAATCGAGTTTGTGGGGACGGTGGACGAGGTGAGGCGTTCGCGCAACCCGGTCGTTCAGAATTTCATTGAGGGGGAAATCGGGGAGATATAGTGAGCGAGGATCGGATTTATTCCGTCCGAGCGAACGGGGGGTAGGGTTCCCAAGCCGCGCCGCCAGTGGCGGATTAAGCGGCTTGGGAGCGGAATCAGTTTCCGCCCCCACCTCACTCGAACCGGTGGCGTTCGGTGGGGACCCCGGGCGCCAGCGGCAAAGCCCCCGATATATATGTATCGTTCAAAAGAACTCATGCAGATCCAAGTGGGCGCCTTCGTGGCGATTGGCCTCCTTTTGGCCATGATGGTCATC
Proteins encoded in this region:
- a CDS encoding ABC transporter permease, whose amino-acid sequence is MVKTSSFHASLHRIQDSLKQPLGRMGTRILEYLDYVGGIAELAYRAVKAIARGQIQIRLVLEQVLHIGVKSLSLVNLVAIFTGMVLALQFIVGLQRFGLTLYAGQVVGIAIVRELGPVLTSLMIAARVGSGIAAELGSMAVTEQVLAIEAMGANPVAKLVVPRVLVTTLITPILTVIADVVGIFGGMFVAVLESGVTARFYIDQVLRTVELEDFFSGTGKTFFFGFLIGIIACNQGLRTTRGTQGVGESTTLSVVIASVAIFVSDYFLTKLFLLF
- a CDS encoding ATP-binding cassette domain-containing protein, with the translated sequence MNLAIGQGETITIIGGSGTGKSVTLKLLLGVLKPDEGDVFFKGKSVSGMEEEALIEMRSHIGMLFQGAALFDSLTVEENVAYPLLEHNHHGEEKVKKIVREKLEVVGLDETQEMYPADLSGGMKKRVGLARAIATDPEVILYDEPTTGLDPANTNRIAELILKLQQELKVTSVVVTHDMATAFKISNRLALLHNKKIEFVGTVDEVRRSRNPVVQNFIEGEIGEI